The Patescibacteria group bacterium genome includes a window with the following:
- the gmd gene encoding GDP-mannose 4,6-dehydratase, translating to MAKAKKKALITGITGQDGSYLAELLLKKGYEVSGIVRKTSHFYYANIAHIQHNLNLIQADLLDPVSIREAIQKVKPDEIYNLASQSHPAESFRQPIHTAEITGIGAHRVMDAALDVVPNAKFYQASSSEMFGWVKEIPQNENTSFNPANPYAAAKLYAHNIARIYRKSYKMFISCGILFNHESPRRGLGFVTQKVTYAAACAKLGIRTSQHLNEEGEPIVKDGKVALGNLEAKRDWGFAGDYVESMWLMLQQKEPDDYVIGTGETHTIAELCEEAFSYLGLDWKKYVVVDQRFIRPTETGPLVADYSKAKKVLGWKPKTSFKELVRMLVDAHLARLR from the coding sequence ATGGCTAAGGCCAAAAAGAAAGCTTTAATTACAGGGATTACTGGACAGGATGGATCTTATTTGGCAGAGCTTCTTCTTAAAAAAGGCTACGAGGTTTCTGGTATAGTGAGAAAAACTAGTCATTTTTATTATGCCAACATTGCCCATATTCAGCATAATTTGAATCTGATTCAAGCTGATCTTTTAGACCCTGTATCTATTCGTGAAGCAATTCAAAAAGTTAAGCCTGATGAAATTTATAATTTAGCCTCCCAATCTCATCCTGCAGAATCTTTCAGGCAGCCAATTCATACAGCTGAAATTACTGGAATTGGTGCTCATCGTGTAATGGACGCTGCGCTTGATGTTGTTCCTAATGCTAAGTTTTATCAGGCATCTTCAAGTGAGATGTTTGGATGGGTAAAGGAAATTCCTCAAAACGAAAACACTTCTTTTAATCCTGCCAACCCTTATGCTGCAGCCAAACTTTATGCTCATAATATCGCAAGAATTTATAGAAAGAGTTATAAGATGTTTATTTCTTGCGGTATTCTTTTTAATCACGAATCTCCTCGTCGAGGTTTGGGCTTTGTTACTCAAAAAGTTACCTATGCTGCGGCTTGTGCTAAGCTTGGTATAAGAACTAGTCAGCATTTGAATGAAGAAGGGGAGCCAATTGTTAAAGATGGTAAGGTGGCGCTTGGAAATTTGGAAGCAAAAAGAGACTGGGGCTTTGCTGGAGACTATGTTGAAAGTATGTGGTTGATGCTTCAACAGAAAGAACCTGATGATTATGTGATTGGAACAGGAGAAACTCACACAATAGCTGAGCTTTGTGAAGAAGCTTTTTCTTACCTTGGTCTTGATTGGAAAAAGTATGTTGTTGTAGATCAGCGTTTTATAAGGCCAACTGAAACAGGTCCATTGGTGGCTGATTATTCAAAAGCAAAGAAGGTCTTAGGGTGGAAGCCAAAAACTTCTTTTAAGGAGCTTGTTCGTATGTTGGTTGATGCTCACTTGGCTCGTCTGAGATAG